In Diorhabda carinulata isolate Delta chromosome 6, icDioCari1.1, whole genome shotgun sequence, a single genomic region encodes these proteins:
- the LOC130895900 gene encoding serine/threonine/tyrosine-interacting protein-like, which produces MIDVTPQNFLQDEANLTSVYNQRSFHLSRQIHVAKTMQEIIPGVYLGPFTAAQKTILIENGINYIICVRQDVEANVIKPQINDPTFAYLTLNIADNVTENIIRFFPKVKQFIDEALSNNCKVLVHSKQGNSRSATLVLAYIMEKFGLTSSEALQFVRTKRATVDPNEGFRAQLIEYEPIYKARQILANGETSQDCRSKRKCEQLTETVDYNLIQRPPSPVSDNHAEISVKVYEDFSDHLYRLLRGS; this is translated from the exons ATGATCGATGTTACGCCGCAGAATTTCCTACAAGATGAG GCTAATTTAACATCGGTATATAATCAACGATCTTTCCACTTATCTCGACAAATCCATGTTGCTAAAACCATGCAAGAAATTATTCCAGGAGTATATCTCGGCCCATTCACTGCTGCACAAAAAACCATTCTAATAGAGAACGGTATTAACTACATTATATGTGTTCGCCAAGACGTTGAAGCAAATGTTATTAAACCACAAATAAATGATCCAACTTTTGCTTATCTTACTCTCAATATTGCTGATAATGTAACAGAGAATATTATTAGGTTTTTTCCAAAAGTGAAACAGTTCATTGATGAAGCTCTTTCAAATAATTGCAAAGTTTTGGTTCACAGCAAACAAGGAAATTCCAGGAGTGCCACGCTTGTGTTGGCTTACATAATGGAGAAATTTGGACTGACATCCAG tgaaGCTTTGCAGTTTGTAAGAACGAAACGAGCTACAGTTGACCCAAATGAAGGTTTCCGTGCACAACTAATAGAATATGAACCTATATACAAAGCTCGACAGATATTAGCTAATGGAGAAACGTCCCAGGATTGTAGATCTAAAAGAAAATGTGAACAGCTTACAGAAACTGTCGATTATAATCTTATTCAGAGGCCGCCAAGTCCGGTATCAGATAATCATGCAGAAATAAGTGTTAAAGTCTACGAAGACTTTTCTGATCACCTATATCGACTTCTAAGAGGCAGCTAA
- the LOC130894862 gene encoding farnesol dehydrogenase-like, with amino-acid sequence MLKWKEQVAFVTGVNSGIGEAIAEKLVEKGLKVVGFATRSERLIALAQKLSTSQQGKFYPIAGDITNEDHIIHAFQWTQDNIGPVSVLINNTPTCVLYYDDIDALKEILNETVLGICIVSREAIKHMKENNIDGHIINVGRLSRNETYFDSPCNNSLNPLTETLRLQLAADESEIRITSLSYGCSESDFCNNNGPLDKLKYNNGLDERIFVVKPSDIAEVIIFVLSTPKHVNISKLTIQPI; translated from the exons ATGTTAAAGTGGAAGGAACAGGTTGCTTTTGTGACAGGAGTTAATTCAGGTATTGGAGAAGCTATTGCAGAAAAATTAGTCGAAAAAGGACTCAAG GTAGTTGGTTTCGCTACAAGATCAGAACGTCTCATAGCGCTAGCGCAAAAACTGTCAACGTCCCAACAGGGTAAATTCTATCCAATAGCCGGTGATATTACAAACGAAGATCATATTATACACGCGTTTCAATGGACACAAGATAATATCGGTCCAGTTAGCGTATTGATCAATAACACTCCTACCTGTGTTTTATATTATGATGATATCGACGCGTTGAAAGAAATTCTTAACGAAACTGTTTTGGGGATTTGTATTGTTAGCAGAGAAGCCATTAAacatatgaaagaaaataacatTGACGGACATATTATTAATGTTGGCAGACTTTCACGTAACGAAacgtattttgattcaccctgtaacAATTCTCTTAATCCATTGACTGAAACTTTACGTCTTCAACTTGCTGCAGACGAATCCGAAATTAGGATAACG AGTCTTAGCTACGGATGTTCAGAATcagatttttgtaataataatggCCCCcttgataaattaaaatataataatggactcgacgaaagaatatttgttgTCAAACCATCAGATATAGCAGAAGTGATAATTTTCGTTTTATCTACACCCAAACATGTCAAT ATCTCTAAATTAACTATACAACccatttga
- the LOC130894857 gene encoding solute carrier family 2, facilitated glucose transporter member 6-like has protein sequence MIIQTFFINNLVGSVIALALMGFMFGFTISWSSPVMPKIQNLSSDSPFDRAITDTEISWMTSLVVLGSCCGCWMFGFLTSTIGRRFSTIILGVPMATSYLLMAIFRTVPVYYVARFIMGFTLGGGNIVSMTYASEISSQSNRGVISTVAGTSLAIGTLFCYSIGPWVSVTELNIILSVFPLITIAICIIFCEESPYYYLVKGEEDLAKKALMTFRPPGTDVDKELEEILIKIEEQKSGNFWKIIKSKSVTKSLFIGNMLLIFQQFTGINGISMYSQSIFDETGSNLSSAVCSIILGALQLTSGSIAPIVVDRFNRRSLMIVSASGMILFEVLLGIYCVVDQVSSFFKFVPILCLAGFMFSYNFGIGPLCWVVTSEIYAARIKSMAMAFSVFVYYVVGFVVTRYFKAVQNAIGIGALFFIFAGCCGLCIAFIVFCVIETKGKTLEQIQDRLER, from the exons aTGATTATACAAACGTTTTTCATAAACAATTTGGTGGGGTCAGTTATTGCTC tggcACTTATGGGCTTCATGTTTGGTTTTACCATAAGCTGGTCGTCACCTGTTAtgccaaaaattcaaaatctatcttccgaCAGTCCTTTCGATAGAGCTATAACAGATACGGAAATATCCTGGATGACTTCGTTAGTTGTACTCGGTTCTTGTTGCGGATGTTGGATGTTCGGATTTTTAACTTCCACAATCGGAAGAAGATTTTCCACGATAATCTTGGGAGTTCCGATGGCTACGAGCTACTTATTAATGGCGATATTTCGAACTGTACCCGTTTATTATGTAGCCAGATTCATTATGGGATTTACTCTAGGAGGTGGAAATATAGTATCGATGACGTACGCTAGCGAAATATCGAGTCAATCTAATAGAGGAGTGATTAGTACGGTGGCCGGTACTTCTCTAGCTATAGGAACATTGTTCTGTTACAGTATCGGTCCTTGGGTTAGTGTTACCGAATTGAACATAATCTTGAGCGTATTTCCTTTGATTACCATAGCgatttgtataatattttgcGAGGAATCGCCTTATTATTATTTGGTAAAAGGCGAGGAAGATTTAGCCAAAAAAGCGTTGATGACGTTCAGACCGCCGGGCACGGACGTCGACAAAGAACTCGAAGAGATTCTGATCAAAATCGAAGAACAAAAATCGGGAAACTTctggaaaataatcaaaagcAAATCCGTGacgaaaagtttatttataggAAATATGTTGCTGATTTTCCAACAGTTTACCGGCATAAACGGTATATCGATGTACAGTCAATCTATTTTCGACGAAACCGGTTCGAATTTATCGTCGGCCGTGTGTTCGATCATATTAGGGGCCCTTCAATTAACCAGCGGCAGTATAGCGCCAATTGTAGTCGATAGGTTCAACAGAAGATCCCTCATGATAGTATCCGCTAGCGGAATGATACTTTTCGAAGTGCTACTGGGAATTTACTGCGTCGTCGACCAAGTTTCTTCCTTTTTCAAATTCGTACCGATATTATGTTTGGCGGGATTCATGTTCAGTTATAATTTCGGTATCGGACCGCTCTGTTGGGTCGTTACGAGCGAAATTTACGCCGCCAGAATTAAATCTATGGCGATGGCGTTTTCGGTATTCGTTTATTACGTCGTCGGTTTCGTCGTTACCAGATATTTTAAAGCCGTACAAAACGCTATAGGTATAGGCGCGCTTTTCTTCATATTCGCCGGTTGTTGCGGCCTGTGTATAGCGTTTATCGTTTTTTGCGTTATCGAAACCAAAGGAAAAACTTTGGAACAGATTCAAGATCGATTAGaaagatga
- the LOC130895901 gene encoding N-alpha-acetyltransferase 20, with product MTTLRPFTCDDMYKFNNVNLDPLTETYGLSFYMQYLAHWPEYFQVAESPSGEIMGYIMGKAEGIGENWHGHVTALTVSSDFRRLGLAASLMNFLEEVSEKKRAYFVDLFVRVSNKVAIKMYNNLGYIVYRTVLEYYSGDPDEDAFDMRKACSRDVNQKSVIPLAHPVRPEEVD from the exons atgactaCTTTACGACCATTCACTTGCGACGATATGTATAAATTCAATAACGT aaatttagACCCTTTAACGGAAACTTACGGTCTTTCTTTTTATATGCAATATTTAGCGCATTGGCCAGAGTATTTCCAAGTTGCAGAATCACCGAGTGGAGAAATAATGGGTTACA TTATGGGAAAAGCTGAAGGTATCGGAGAAAATTGGCATGGACATGTTACAGCATTAACGGTATCTTCAGATTTCAGAAGATTAGGCTTGGCAGCTTCCCTAATGAACTTTTTAGAAGAAGTTTCTGAAAA aaaacgaGCTTATTTTGTGGATTTGTTTGTAAGAGTAAGCAACAAAGTTGCTATTAAAATGTATAATAACTTGGGGTATATTGTGTATAGGACAGTTTTGGAATACTACTCTGGTGATCCGGATGAAGATGCTTTTG ATATGCGAAAAGCTTGTTCTAGGGATGTCAATCAGAAATCGGTGATACCTTTGGCCCATCCAGTTAGACCTGAAGAAGTCGATTAA
- the LOC130894858 gene encoding farnesol dehydrogenase-like encodes MERWLGHVALVTGATAGIGEAIAEKLVEHGMKVIGLARRKERLDALAKRLSSKNGKFYGFVGDVTIEKDIINAFDWTKQNVGPVSILVNNAGISIWGPLASGETKNWRAILDTNVLGVCIATREAIKHMNENDIDGQIININSIGGHRLPHRPVLNLYPPSKHALTALTESLRRELAQSGSKIRVTSLSPGMVDTELRQAGTAEKRVDDSTYKALTMVPMLKSADVADAAVYILSTPTSVNIAELIIEPVGELI; translated from the exons ATGGAAAGGTGGTTAGGACATGTTGCTTTAGTGACCGGTGCTACAGCAGGAATTGGAGAAGCGATTGCTGAAAAATTGGTAGAACATGGAATGAAG GTTATTGGATTGGCTAGACGGAAAGAACGTTTGGATGCTCTAGCTAAAAGACTATCGtcgaaaaatggaaaattctaTGGTTTCGTGGGTGACGTTACCATcgaaaaagatataataaaCGCATTTGATTGGACGAAACAAAACGTCGGTCCAGTTAGCATTCTCGTGAATAACGCCGGTATTTCCATATGGGGTCCGCTGGCATCTGGCGAAACCAAAAATTGGAGAGCTATTTTGGATACGAACGTTCTAGGAGTTTGTATAGCAACAAGAGAAGCTATTAAACATATGAATGAAAACGATATAGATGGTcagattataaatattaatagtatCGGCGGACATCGACTACCGCATAGACCAGTACTGAATTTATATCCTCCAAGTAAACACGCCCTTACCGCTTTAACCGAGTCTCTTAGAAGAGAGCTAGCTCAATCCGGCTCAAAGATTAGAGTAACT AGTTTGAGTCCCGGAATGGTTGATACAGAACTGAGACAAGCCGGAACCGCCGAAAAACGCGTAGACGATTCCACTTACAAGGCGTTGACTATGGTGCCTATGTTAAAATCTGCCGATGTTGCAGACGCGGCTGTTTATATTCTATCGACACCCACTTCTGTTAAC ATCGCCGAACTTATAATCGAACCAGTGGGAGAATTGATatga
- the LOC130894864 gene encoding NPC intracellular cholesterol transporter 2-like: protein MKRTVLLVLVAVFFGSAAANNVKWRPCNSTAGIAKNVVVHGCDTEICPLKRGTNASLSITFESHVNAEKLTAIVIGEILTIPYKFNLPNPDSCQGVGIECPIKSGETYVYTNTIEVKTKYPRVTVDILWKLKDENEDIVMCVLIPARIVAAN from the exons atgaaacgaaCGGTCCTCCTCGTTTTAGTTGCGGTTTTTTTTGGTAGCGCGGCTGCGAACAACGTTAAATGGAGGCCTTGCA ATTCAACTGCTGGAATCGCTAAAAATGTTGTCGTTCACGGCTGCGACACCGAAATATGTCCATTGAAAAGGGGCACAAACGCTTCTTTATCTATAACTTTTGAATCTC ATGTAAATGCTGAAAAACTTACCGCCATTGTAATTGGAGAAATTCTAACGATTccttataaatttaatttaccaAATCCGGATTCATGTCAAGGTGTGGGAATCGAGTGTCCAATTAAATCAGGAGAAACATACGTATACACGAATACTATTGAAGTGAAAACAAAGTATCCCAGG GTAACTGTTGACATCTTGTGGAAACTCAAAGACGAAAATGAAGACATTGTTATGTGCGTTTTAATACCAGCAAGAATAGTTGCCGCCAACtga